In Apus apus isolate bApuApu2 chromosome 5, bApuApu2.pri.cur, whole genome shotgun sequence, the following are encoded in one genomic region:
- the OIP5 gene encoding protein Mis18-beta isoform X2, with protein MGRPGRRALRPGAGREKMAVRRQLVEFLRNPQLGGTIVVERPPSLGPAGRAVPPTSSAPPQLTPRQQEPRAKEWGVFHCRGCWTVLGDSLHLCAQDQRLGLLVCYKVTNDVVWEDSLMVGLEEPLLGCAHYILSCRSCGLIVGFILYSAPRDLAYLRGCFCFFKDKIFCYLLQNEIIIEASKVNFPAVTLEERVNKLKERIVKLYFRIGWVMRQLEELKKDDHLIEREME; from the exons ATGGGGCGGCCCGGGAGGCGGGCGCTGCGCCCCGGCGCGGGACGGGAGAAGATGGCGGTGCGGCGGCAGCTGGTGGAGTTCCTTCGGAACCCGCAGCTCGGCGGGACCATCGTCGTGGAGCGGCCGCCGTCGCTCGGCCCTGCCGGCCGGGCCGTGCCGCCGACATCCTCGGCGCCCCCGCAGCTGACGCCGCGGCAGCAGGAGCCGCGGGCGAAGGAGTGGGGCGTGTTCCACTGCCGCGGCTGCTGGACGGTGCTGGGGGACTCGCTGCACCTCTGCGCGCAGGACCAGCGGCTCGGCCTCCTCGTCTGCTACA aaGTCACCAACGACGTGGTCTGGGAGGATTCCCTCATGGTCGGCCTGGAGGAGCCCCTCCTGGGATG TGCTCACTATATATTATCCTGTCGGTCATGTGGCTTGATCGTGGGCTTTATTCTTTATTCTGCCCCTAGAGACCTGGCATATCTCCGaggctgcttctgtttcttcaagGACAAAATCTTCTG ttatctcttacaaaatgaaattataataGAAGCTTCTAAGGTGAATTTTCCTGCTGTGACCTTAGAGGAACGAGTGAATAAA ctgaaAGAAAGGATTGTGAAGCTCTACTTTCGCATAGGATGGGTGATGAGGCAGCTGGAGGAACTGAAGAAAGATGATCATCTGATAGAAAGAGAAATG gAATGA
- the OIP5 gene encoding protein Mis18-beta isoform X1: MGRPGRRALRPGAGREKMAVRRQLVEFLRNPQLGGTIVVERPPSLGPAGRAVPPTSSAPPQLTPRQQEPRAKEWGVFHCRGCWTVLGDSLHLCAQDQRLGLLVCYKVTNDVVWEDSLMVGLEEPLLGCAHYILSCRSCGLIVGFILYSAPRDLAYLRGCFCFFKDKIFCYLLQNEIIIEASKVNFPAVTLEERVNKLKERIVKLYFRIGWVMRQLEELKKDDHLIEREMVH; encoded by the exons ATGGGGCGGCCCGGGAGGCGGGCGCTGCGCCCCGGCGCGGGACGGGAGAAGATGGCGGTGCGGCGGCAGCTGGTGGAGTTCCTTCGGAACCCGCAGCTCGGCGGGACCATCGTCGTGGAGCGGCCGCCGTCGCTCGGCCCTGCCGGCCGGGCCGTGCCGCCGACATCCTCGGCGCCCCCGCAGCTGACGCCGCGGCAGCAGGAGCCGCGGGCGAAGGAGTGGGGCGTGTTCCACTGCCGCGGCTGCTGGACGGTGCTGGGGGACTCGCTGCACCTCTGCGCGCAGGACCAGCGGCTCGGCCTCCTCGTCTGCTACA aaGTCACCAACGACGTGGTCTGGGAGGATTCCCTCATGGTCGGCCTGGAGGAGCCCCTCCTGGGATG TGCTCACTATATATTATCCTGTCGGTCATGTGGCTTGATCGTGGGCTTTATTCTTTATTCTGCCCCTAGAGACCTGGCATATCTCCGaggctgcttctgtttcttcaagGACAAAATCTTCTG ttatctcttacaaaatgaaattataataGAAGCTTCTAAGGTGAATTTTCCTGCTGTGACCTTAGAGGAACGAGTGAATAAA ctgaaAGAAAGGATTGTGAAGCTCTACTTTCGCATAGGATGGGTGATGAGGCAGCTGGAGGAACTGAAGAAAGATGATCATCTGATAGAAAGAGAAATG gttCATTAA